A single Brachyspira hampsonii DNA region contains:
- a CDS encoding dihydrofolate reductase gives MIVSLIAAVDSKNGIGLNGIMPWGYIKEDMQFFRSTTTGYAVVMGRVTFESLGSKPLPNRKNIVVSSHSNSELLEKYDNLFYEKSFEDSISKLLLEKNNQIFIIGGESIYKKALDYADTIYLTHIDKDYHCDRFFPQIDTSLFHSAKLKTFVHNDIDISIIKYTRI, from the coding sequence TTGATAGTTTCATTAATTGCCGCAGTAGACTCTAAAAATGGCATAGGATTAAATGGAATTATGCCTTGGGGGTATATAAAAGAGGATATGCAGTTCTTTAGAAGTACAACTACAGGATATGCAGTTGTTATGGGACGTGTAACTTTTGAGTCTTTAGGTTCAAAGCCTCTTCCAAATAGAAAAAACATCGTTGTGTCTTCTCATTCAAATAGTGAGTTATTAGAAAAGTATGATAATCTATTTTATGAAAAATCTTTTGAAGATTCAATTTCAAAATTACTTTTAGAAAAAAATAATCAAATATTTATTATAGGCGGAGAATCAATTTATAAAAAGGCATTGGATTATGCTGATACAATATATCTTACTCATATAGATAAAGATTATCATTGCGATAGATTCTTTCCTCAAATAGATACAAGTTTATTTCATTCTGCTAAATTAAAAACATTTGTTCATAATGATATAGATATAAGTATAATTAAATATACTAGAATTTAA
- a CDS encoding tetratricopeptide repeat protein: protein MNCIDNLLELAGKAFDSADYKKSLEYFNKLIFYYGDSVEIYNNRGLAKSSLGMYEEAIEDFENVIRIDPKYINAYNNIGLVKHNLGLYDEAINYYKKALLLDNNCIQAYNNMGLAKHNLGLYDEAIKYYIKAIEISPNAHTYNNIGLIKNDLGMYDEAIEYFNKVIQLDNRYTKAYYNMGLSKYNLKNYDEALEYFNKVIELDYKNIYAYNNIGIINQDLKLHREALEYFNKALLLDKNYCKAYYNRGVSELKLELYECALYDFNICAELEPNYFPAYCKRGEVKLKLKNYREALEDFNKYIEHGEADKKIYFYIGFCEYKLKDYNNAIKYINMSYNNIKTFLLKIILKFKLLFVKK from the coding sequence ATGAATTGTATAGATAATTTATTGGAACTAGCCGGTAAAGCTTTCGATAGTGCTGATTATAAGAAATCTTTAGAATATTTTAATAAATTAATTTTTTATTATGGTGATAGTGTAGAGATCTATAATAATAGAGGATTAGCCAAGAGTAGTTTGGGAATGTATGAAGAGGCTATTGAGGATTTTGAAAATGTAATTAGAATAGATCCTAAATATATTAATGCTTATAATAATATAGGGTTGGTTAAGCATAATTTAGGCTTGTATGATGAAGCTATTAATTATTATAAGAAGGCATTATTATTGGATAACAACTGCATTCAGGCTTATAATAATATGGGATTGGCTAAGCATAATTTAGGCTTGTATGATGAAGCTATTAAATATTATATTAAAGCCATAGAAATTTCTCCGAATGCCCATACATATAATAATATAGGGTTGATAAAAAATGATTTAGGTATGTATGATGAAGCCATTGAATATTTTAATAAAGTTATACAATTAGATAATCGCTATACTAAAGCGTATTATAATATGGGCTTATCAAAGTACAATTTAAAAAATTATGATGAGGCTTTAGAATATTTTAATAAGGTTATAGAATTAGACTACAAAAATATATATGCTTATAATAATATTGGTATAATAAATCAGGATTTAAAATTGCATAGAGAAGCTTTAGAATATTTTAACAAGGCTCTGCTATTAGATAAAAATTATTGTAAGGCATATTATAATAGAGGTGTTTCAGAATTAAAATTAGAATTATATGAATGTGCCTTATATGATTTTAATATATGTGCGGAATTAGAGCCTAATTATTTTCCTGCTTACTGCAAAAGAGGAGAGGTAAAGTTAAAATTAAAAAACTATAGAGAAGCTTTAGAAGATTTTAACAAATATATAGAACATGGCGAAGCTGATAAAAAAATATATTTCTATATAGGATTTTGCGAATATAAATTAAAAGATTATAATAATGCCATAAAATACATTAATATGTCTTATAATAATATAAAAACATTTCTATTAAAAATTATATTAAAGTTTAAACTTCTATTTGTAAAAAAATAA
- a CDS encoding ABC transporter permease, producing MLGVRYLRAKKKFSFVSIITIICVLGILVGDMVMITVLSVMNGFQDDIRDKILGMRAHINISAYSDQPLTDYKYVVDNIMHNKDITSAYPYIVLPCIMRSYGFTTLITVRSFEDTIFTTDKDFIKYFNFVEGNNKDMQTNDALIGSEMAKDYALSIGDTIDIISASGSFERGFKPQKTTFTIKGIYKTGYYEYDSRMVIVPLTTGQRMVGYNNAVTGVAVKVRNFFEADKVAKKIDTDLKEFYNVMPWMLFDRNFFQALHTEKLMLALILSFIILIAALNIASSQIIFVKDKRRDIAIIKTLGLRPSNVAKVFFLEGAIIGLIGTVLGVICGILLANYVNEALEGLRIIMQFIVNIIWFIPSKISAGISIPIVPDFFPSDIYYVSGGLPSIIHALQVIMVASISFLLSVLFAIIPAYIASRYKPAEVLRYE from the coding sequence ATGCTTGGCGTCAGATATCTGAGAGCCAAAAAGAAATTTTCATTTGTTTCAATTATTACAATTATATGTGTACTTGGCATATTAGTAGGGGATATGGTAATGATTACTGTACTTTCCGTTATGAATGGTTTTCAAGATGATATAAGAGACAAAATACTCGGAATGAGAGCACATATAAATATAAGTGCTTACAGCGATCAGCCTCTTACTGATTATAAATATGTTGTTGATAACATAATGCATAATAAAGATATAACAAGTGCTTATCCTTATATAGTTTTGCCTTGTATAATGCGTTCTTATGGTTTTACTACGCTTATAACAGTTCGTTCATTTGAAGATACAATATTCACAACTGATAAAGATTTTATAAAATATTTTAATTTTGTTGAAGGCAATAATAAAGATATGCAGACTAATGATGCTTTAATAGGTTCTGAAATGGCAAAGGATTATGCTTTATCTATTGGAGATACTATTGATATAATTTCAGCTTCAGGAAGTTTTGAAAGAGGATTTAAACCTCAGAAAACTACTTTTACAATTAAAGGTATTTATAAAACAGGCTATTATGAATATGACAGCAGAATGGTAATAGTTCCTCTTACTACAGGTCAGAGGATGGTTGGTTATAATAATGCTGTTACAGGCGTTGCTGTAAAGGTAAGAAATTTTTTTGAAGCGGATAAAGTTGCCAAAAAGATTGATACAGATTTAAAAGAGTTTTATAATGTCATGCCTTGGATGCTTTTTGATAGGAATTTTTTTCAGGCTTTGCATACGGAAAAATTAATGCTTGCTTTGATACTTTCTTTCATAATATTAATAGCAGCTTTGAATATTGCTTCAAGTCAGATAATATTTGTTAAAGATAAAAGGAGGGATATTGCTATAATAAAGACATTAGGTTTGAGACCTTCAAATGTAGCTAAAGTATTTTTTTTGGAAGGAGCGATAATAGGTTTAATAGGTACTGTACTCGGTGTAATATGCGGTATATTACTTGCTAATTATGTTAATGAGGCTTTGGAAGGATTAAGGATTATAATGCAGTTTATAGTTAATATTATTTGGTTTATTCCTTCAAAAATAAGTGCTGGAATATCAATACCAATAGTTCCGGACTTTTTCCCATCAGATATTTATTATGTAAGCGGAGGACTTCCTTCTATAATACATGCTTTGCAGGTTATAATGGTTGCTAGTATTTCATTCTTACTTTCTGTTTTATTTGCAATAATACCTGCTTATATAGCAAGCAGATATAAACCTGCGGAGGTACTTAGATATGAGTGA
- a CDS encoding ABC transporter ATP-binding protein translates to MSDNKEVLINIENLKKTYAGPPKVEVLKSISLKVYRNEILAVTGESGSGKTTLLNLIGGIDDITDGSIYILGNNIGKMNEGQLAHFRNSSLGYVFQFHNLLGEFSALENVMIPSLMLKYNKKEARQKAENLLETVGLKDRMEHRIGELSGGEAQRVAIARALINKPSVVLADEPTGNLDKKNAELVRELLWNMTKQSNASLIIVTHSVSIANMADRKLRLEYGENLIEY, encoded by the coding sequence ATGAGTGATAATAAAGAAGTTCTTATTAATATAGAAAATTTAAAAAAGACTTATGCAGGACCTCCTAAAGTAGAAGTATTAAAATCTATAAGTTTAAAAGTTTATAGAAATGAAATACTTGCAGTAACAGGAGAATCAGGCAGCGGAAAAACTACTCTTTTAAATTTAATAGGCGGAATAGATGATATTACAGATGGCAGTATATATATATTAGGCAATAATATTGGTAAAATGAATGAAGGACAATTAGCACATTTTAGAAATAGTTCTCTTGGTTATGTATTTCAGTTTCATAATTTACTTGGTGAGTTTAGTGCTTTAGAGAATGTTATGATCCCATCTCTAATGCTTAAATATAATAAAAAAGAAGCAAGACAAAAAGCTGAAAACCTTCTTGAAACCGTTGGTTTGAAAGATAGAATGGAGCATAGAATAGGAGAGCTTTCAGGAGGTGAGGCACAAAGAGTCGCTATTGCAAGGGCTTTAATAAATAAGCCAAGTGTTGTATTGGCTGATGAACCCACAGGAAATTTGGATAAGAAGAATGCTGAATTAGTAAGAGAATTATTATGGAATATGACAAAGCAAAGCAATGCCTCTTTAATAATTGTTACTCATTCTGTTTCTATTGCTAATATGGCTGATAGAAAACTTCGTTTGGAATACGGAGAGAATTTAATAGAATATTGA
- a CDS encoding ABC transporter ATP-binding protein, whose translation MLIKKVKEFFKKDDRPFDYGAVTEEHMKKYYTKIEKHPYRRMFSYAMRHKKLFIPSFILSVGYTIINILPPFFGQMAIAITGGKRVDILDKIPFVADLAARFSNFNTKDLTQQFLSSDSIANPIIIAQFAFIIIIGFIYVLFRVGFDYVKTFLFAFTAQEIGKDVRADMMRGLLNTDIAYFKQEKEGDLMSRVINESGTIESFLSSTLPNMITVPLTLILTLAMLLILNVKLTIACFVAAPLIGLGIDKVSKLIRSRISAQQNFLGSTTSVIQEDIRGIEVIKIFSKEDQEVNRYKSLYSELINIMRRISLLTSLNRPMTELVMIVAMLIILAYGGFLIFKGEMPFEFLWGFLLYMLNISTPVRDLSGIFMNLQLTKMIAIRVFQIIDLPAENVDDKTKKEMKPIEHSITFENVHFEYPRRSDANPFHLGPVSFNVKKGDVVAFVGNSGGGKTTLISLIPKLFTPSEGVIRFDGIDINELNTRSVRNQIGVVSQENILFYGTVRENILYANPNATDEDLVRAAKIAHADEFILKLPNGYDTHIGPRGVMLSGGQRQRIALARAVVKRPSILILDEATSALDTESEMYVQKALNEIINLQTTFVIAHRLSTIKNATYICVVEDGKITESGTHEELMKRGGKYQYLYSLQFRDE comes from the coding sequence ATGCTTATAAAAAAAGTAAAAGAATTTTTTAAAAAAGATGACAGACCATTTGATTATGGTGCTGTTACAGAAGAACATATGAAAAAGTATTATACAAAAATTGAAAAGCATCCTTATAGAAGAATGTTTTCTTATGCAATGCGTCATAAGAAATTATTTATACCATCTTTTATATTGAGTGTTGGATATACAATAATAAATATATTACCTCCATTTTTTGGACAGATGGCTATAGCTATAACAGGCGGTAAAAGAGTTGATATTTTAGATAAAATACCATTTGTTGCTGATTTAGCGGCAAGATTCAGTAATTTTAATACTAAAGATTTAACTCAGCAGTTTTTGTCTTCTGATTCTATAGCAAATCCGATTATAATTGCACAGTTTGCTTTTATTATTATTATAGGGTTTATATATGTTTTATTTAGAGTTGGATTTGATTATGTAAAAACTTTTCTTTTTGCTTTTACTGCCCAAGAAATAGGTAAAGATGTTCGTGCTGATATGATGAGAGGACTTCTTAATACTGATATTGCATATTTTAAGCAGGAAAAAGAAGGAGACTTAATGAGTAGGGTTATCAATGAGTCTGGGACAATAGAAAGTTTCTTATCTAGTACATTGCCAAATATGATTACAGTTCCTTTAACTTTAATACTTACATTAGCTATGCTTCTTATATTAAATGTAAAACTTACTATAGCATGTTTTGTGGCAGCTCCTTTAATAGGATTAGGTATAGATAAGGTTTCAAAATTAATAAGAAGCAGAATATCGGCACAGCAGAATTTTCTTGGAAGCACTACTTCAGTTATACAGGAAGACATAAGGGGTATAGAAGTTATCAAAATATTTTCTAAAGAGGATCAGGAGGTTAATAGATATAAAAGTTTATATAGTGAATTAATAAATATAATGAGAAGAATAAGTTTGCTTACTTCTCTTAACAGACCGATGACAGAACTTGTAATGATAGTTGCTATGCTTATAATACTTGCTTACGGCGGATTTTTAATATTTAAAGGAGAAATGCCTTTTGAATTTTTATGGGGATTTTTACTTTATATGCTTAATATATCTACTCCTGTTAGAGATTTATCTGGTATATTTATGAATTTGCAATTGACTAAAATGATAGCTATTAGAGTATTTCAGATTATAGATTTGCCTGCTGAAAATGTTGATGATAAGACTAAAAAAGAAATGAAGCCAATAGAACATTCAATTACTTTTGAAAATGTTCATTTTGAGTATCCAAGAAGAAGCGATGCTAATCCTTTTCATTTGGGACCTGTAAGTTTTAATGTAAAAAAAGGAGATGTTGTTGCTTTTGTAGGTAATTCTGGAGGCGGAAAAACTACTTTGATAAGTTTGATACCAAAATTATTTACTCCAAGTGAAGGAGTAATAAGATTTGATGGAATTGATATAAATGAATTAAATACTAGAAGTGTTAGAAATCAAATAGGGGTTGTATCTCAGGAAAATATTCTTTTTTATGGAACTGTGAGAGAAAATATTTTATATGCCAATCCTAATGCTACAGATGAAGATTTAGTAAGAGCAGCAAAAATAGCACATGCTGATGAGTTTATTTTGAAATTACCTAATGGATATGATACGCATATAGGTCCAAGAGGTGTAATGCTTTCAGGAGGACAGCGTCAAAGAATAGCATTGGCAAGAGCGGTAGTTAAAAGACCTTCTATATTGATACTTGATGAAGCTACTAGTGCTTTGGATACTGAAAGTGAAATGTATGTTCAAAAAGCTTTAAATGAAATTATTAATCTTCAAACTACATTTGTTATAGCACATAGACTTTCTACTATCAAAAATGCTACATATATATGTGTAGTTGAGGATGGTAAAATAACTGAATCAGGTACTCATGAAGAATTGATGAAAAGAGGCGGAAAATATCAATACCTATATTCATTACAATTTAGAGATGAATAA